The proteins below come from a single Lentimicrobiaceae bacterium genomic window:
- a CDS encoding methylglyoxal synthase: MEKKKKLALVAHDNRKQDLIEWVEFNAHKLREHQIVCTGTTGKLIEEQLRRSLTKEQYGEFEVVKLKSGPLGGDQQLGALIVEGEIDLMIFFWDPMQPQPHDVDVKALLRITVLYNVPTACNRSTADFLISSHLFTEEYHPKVKDYTSYINREVKM; this comes from the coding sequence ATGGAAAAGAAGAAGAAACTGGCATTGGTTGCACACGACAACCGTAAACAAGACCTGATAGAATGGGTTGAATTTAATGCTCATAAATTGCGCGAACACCAGATAGTTTGCACGGGTACAACCGGCAAGCTCATTGAGGAACAACTTCGAAGAAGTTTAACAAAGGAACAATATGGTGAATTTGAAGTAGTTAAACTTAAATCAGGACCACTTGGCGGTGACCAGCAGTTGGGCGCATTAATTGTAGAAGGAGAAATTGATCTCATGATATTTTTCTGGGATCCCATGCAACCACAACCACATGATGTGGATGTCAAAGCTCTTTTAAGAATCACTGTATTGTACAATGTACCTACTGCCTGCAACCGTTCAACAGCAGATTTTTTGATTTCATCGCACCTTTTTACCGAAGAATATCACCCCAAGGTAAAAGATTACACCAGCTATATTAATCGTGAAGTTAAAATGTAA
- a CDS encoding HAD family phosphatase, with protein MNRNIAVIFDMDGVLVDNFNYHLMAWEKFCQLHKKSFSADEFRENVFGGNNPDHLKFIFGPQLSQEQIIQYGQEKESIYRELYRNNVQPVTGLKDFLHDLNQAGIAKAIATSAERANVDFILDSVGLHHQFEVVVDSSMISRGKPDPEVFLKAAQLIQVNPSDCIVLEDSLKGIEAALRARMKVIGVGTTHHVAELTEAHYVINDFSELTFQKISEILN; from the coding sequence ATGAACCGCAACATAGCTGTAATTTTTGATATGGACGGGGTGTTGGTTGACAACTTCAATTACCACCTGATGGCCTGGGAAAAATTTTGTCAACTGCACAAAAAGTCATTCTCGGCCGATGAATTTCGCGAAAATGTTTTCGGTGGCAATAATCCTGATCACCTGAAGTTTATTTTTGGCCCTCAGCTCAGTCAGGAGCAAATTATACAATACGGGCAGGAAAAAGAAAGCATTTATCGTGAGCTTTATCGTAATAACGTTCAACCTGTTACCGGTCTGAAAGATTTTTTACACGACTTAAACCAGGCTGGAATTGCAAAAGCCATTGCCACCTCTGCCGAAAGGGCCAATGTGGACTTTATACTTGACTCGGTGGGTTTGCACCATCAATTTGAGGTAGTAGTTGACTCATCCATGATATCGCGCGGCAAACCCGACCCCGAGGTCTTCCTCAAAGCAGCTCAATTAATTCAGGTTAATCCTTCCGACTGCATTGTGCTGGAAGACTCTCTCAAAGGAATTGAAGCAGCTTTAAGAGCCCGCATGAAGGTAATTGGCGTAGGTACTACCCATCACGTTGCCGAACTTACAGAGGCCCACTATGTAATCAACGATTTTTCAGAACTTACATTTCAAAAAATCAGCGAAATATTAAATTAA
- a CDS encoding insulinase family protein: MKKSLALTAILLISSFAIAQSKIDFQEFDLPNGLHVILHQDNSTPIVAVTTSYHVGSKNESPSRTGFAHFFEHLMFEGSDNIPRGQFDKIAMNAGAQINANTGWDRTFYYILLPSNQLELGLWMESERLLHLRIDSIGVETQRRVVKEERKQSYDNRPYGSLIEKTFSSSFKEHPYRWTPIGSAQYIDEATLAEFLEFHSVFYVPNNAILSIAGDIDIENTKALITKYYGDIPRGTKPIYRPSIVEPKQTVERRDTVFDNIQLPAVVQAYHIPAMGTPDYYALNMLTTLLSDGESSRLNKAIVDKQQKALYVGSFPIPLEDPGLFLVFGIVNMGVTPADLESSIDSEIKRTQTEELSDREFEKLRNKIENDFVSRNSTMAGIAESLADYRMYFGDANLINTEIDKYMKVTKEDIKRVANEYLIPQNRTVLYYLPKQSQ; this comes from the coding sequence ATGAAAAAGTCACTTGCATTAACTGCGATCCTGTTGATCAGCAGTTTTGCAATAGCTCAAAGCAAAATCGACTTCCAGGAGTTTGATTTGCCTAATGGGCTGCATGTTATCCTGCACCAGGATAATTCAACGCCAATCGTGGCAGTCACCACTTCCTACCACGTTGGTTCTAAAAACGAAAGTCCGAGCCGTACAGGATTTGCTCACTTTTTCGAACATCTTATGTTTGAAGGATCTGACAACATCCCCAGAGGACAGTTCGACAAAATTGCCATGAATGCCGGTGCCCAAATCAATGCCAATACCGGCTGGGATCGCACATTTTATTATATTCTTCTGCCATCCAACCAGCTTGAATTAGGGCTTTGGATGGAATCAGAACGCTTGTTGCATCTTCGTATCGACAGCATTGGTGTTGAAACACAACGCCGTGTTGTAAAAGAAGAACGTAAACAATCATACGACAACCGCCCTTATGGTTCGCTTATCGAAAAAACCTTCAGCAGCTCTTTTAAAGAACACCCCTACCGCTGGACCCCGATTGGATCAGCTCAATACATTGATGAAGCTACACTGGCTGAATTTCTTGAATTTCATTCTGTTTTTTATGTTCCTAACAATGCTATTTTGTCTATTGCCGGAGATATTGATATTGAAAATACAAAGGCTTTGATTACAAAATATTATGGTGATATTCCCCGCGGCACAAAACCTATTTACAGGCCCAGCATTGTGGAGCCCAAACAAACAGTTGAAAGACGCGACACAGTTTTTGACAACATCCAACTTCCTGCTGTTGTTCAGGCATACCACATCCCAGCCATGGGAACACCTGACTATTATGCTTTGAATATGCTTACCACCTTACTCTCTGATGGTGAAAGTTCACGTTTAAACAAAGCCATTGTTGACAAACAGCAAAAAGCACTTTATGTTGGCTCATTCCCCATCCCCCTTGAAGACCCAGGATTATTTCTGGTGTTTGGAATTGTAAATATGGGGGTAACTCCTGCCGATTTGGAATCATCTATTGACAGCGAGATTAAACGAACACAAACCGAAGAACTGTCAGACCGTGAATTTGAGAAATTGCGTAACAAAATTGAAAACGATTTTGTAAGCCGCAACTCAACCATGGCTGGCATTGCTGAAAGTTTGGCCGATTACCGTATGTATTTTGGTGATGCCAATCTCATCAATACTGAGATTGATAAATATATGAAAGTTACAAAAGAAGACATCAAGCGTGTTGCCAACGAATATCTGATTCCGCAAAACCGCACTGTTCTCTATTATTTGCCCAAACAAAGCCAGTAA
- a CDS encoding insulinase family protein, giving the protein MKKIIAITFATALLALSFHSNAQVKSTKTKTTPQPALDRSIKPLPGPAPEINIGKYESFELENGLRVFVVENHKIPRVAYSLTIDYTPIPEGELSGLSDFTGQMLRKGTQTYAKDQLDEEIDFIGATLSTSASGIYGSALKKHNNRLLELMSDVLLNPSFPTEELEKIKTQAISGLEAEKNEPSAISDRVGKLLVYGANHPYGESMTEKSVQNISIEQCKAFYQGFFRPQIAYMAIVGDINLAEAKELVNKYFGKWEKADVMNMQPQMPVMPAKNVVALVDRPDAVQTTLSISYPVDYQPGNPDAIKARVANTILGGGTFRLYNNLREEKAFTYGAYSRLSADKLAGRFTASTEIRNSVTDSAINEILFEMKRLRDEPVPQPELDLVKNYLSGAFALSLEEPQTVANFAISTARYGLKADYYVNYLKELAAVSSDDVQKMAVKYIRPDNAYILAVGKASEIADKLQRFTGGEPIRYFDTEGKEYDPNKKVKPAPEGITAEDVNKAYINAIGGEKALLKIKDITMMASTSMQGMTIGFDIYRKAPDKYMMKIGAGDMVFQQMAYDGVTAKLVSPMGGENKTLEGKELEAMKYESILNIELQYEKQGIKLLLEGIEEVNGADAYRVLLTYPTGKESTRFFDVNTGLLIREIGEQGISEFSDYREVNGVKFPYAISQQMGPQTVKLGVLSIKVNSKLKDDIFTLK; this is encoded by the coding sequence ATGAAAAAAATAATTGCCATTACTTTTGCCACTGCTTTGCTGGCCCTGTCATTTCATTCAAATGCTCAGGTAAAAAGCACAAAAACCAAGACTACTCCACAGCCTGCGCTTGACAGAAGCATTAAACCGCTTCCCGGCCCGGCTCCCGAAATCAATATTGGAAAATATGAAAGTTTCGAGCTCGAAAACGGATTAAGAGTTTTCGTTGTTGAAAATCACAAAATCCCCAGGGTTGCATATTCACTTACTATTGATTATACCCCCATTCCAGAGGGCGAACTTAGTGGTTTGTCTGATTTTACTGGTCAGATGTTGAGAAAGGGAACCCAAACCTATGCCAAAGATCAGCTTGACGAAGAGATTGACTTTATCGGAGCAACTCTTTCAACCAGTGCATCAGGCATCTATGGCTCGGCTCTTAAAAAACACAATAACAGACTATTGGAATTAATGTCTGATGTTTTGTTAAACCCCTCTTTCCCGACCGAAGAACTTGAGAAAATTAAAACTCAGGCAATTTCTGGATTGGAAGCTGAAAAAAATGAGCCTTCAGCCATCAGCGACAGGGTAGGAAAACTGCTGGTTTACGGGGCAAACCATCCTTATGGCGAGTCAATGACAGAGAAATCAGTTCAAAACATCTCAATTGAACAGTGCAAAGCATTTTACCAGGGCTTCTTCAGACCTCAAATAGCTTATATGGCTATTGTGGGCGACATTAATCTGGCTGAAGCCAAAGAGCTCGTCAATAAATATTTTGGCAAATGGGAAAAAGCTGACGTCATGAATATGCAACCCCAAATGCCTGTAATGCCCGCTAAAAATGTTGTGGCTTTGGTCGACAGACCTGATGCCGTTCAAACAACGCTCAGCATCAGCTATCCGGTTGACTACCAACCAGGTAATCCGGATGCAATTAAGGCAAGAGTTGCCAACACTATCCTTGGAGGAGGTACTTTCCGTCTTTACAACAACTTACGTGAAGAAAAGGCTTTCACATATGGTGCATATTCAAGATTAAGTGCTGATAAACTTGCCGGAAGATTTACCGCCAGCACTGAAATACGCAATTCGGTTACCGACAGCGCCATCAATGAAATTCTTTTTGAAATGAAAAGACTGCGTGATGAGCCAGTTCCCCAGCCAGAGCTTGACCTTGTAAAGAATTATTTGTCAGGCGCTTTTGCACTTTCTCTTGAAGAACCACAGACTGTTGCTAATTTTGCTATCAGCACAGCCAGATATGGTTTAAAAGCCGATTACTATGTAAATTACCTGAAAGAACTGGCTGCAGTTTCATCTGACGATGTACAGAAAATGGCCGTTAAATACATCAGGCCTGACAATGCTTATATTCTTGCTGTAGGTAAAGCTTCTGAAATTGCTGATAAACTTCAGCGGTTTACCGGTGGTGAGCCTATTCGCTATTTCGATACAGAAGGCAAGGAATATGACCCTAATAAAAAAGTTAAACCAGCACCGGAAGGTATTACTGCCGAAGATGTAAACAAAGCTTACATCAACGCTATCGGAGGTGAAAAAGCCTTACTCAAAATCAAAGACATCACCATGATGGCCAGCACCAGCATGCAAGGAATGACCATTGGTTTTGATATTTACAGAAAAGCTCCGGATAAATACATGATGAAGATTGGTGCCGGAGATATGGTATTTCAGCAAATGGCTTACGATGGAGTTACAGCCAAACTGGTTTCTCCAATGGGTGGCGAAAATAAAACCCTCGAGGGCAAAGAACTGGAAGCAATGAAATACGAATCCATTCTGAATATTGAATTGCAGTACGAAAAGCAAGGTATCAAACTGCTGCTTGAAGGTATTGAAGAAGTTAACGGAGCAGATGCTTACAGAGTTCTTCTCACCTACCCTACCGGAAAAGAATCAACCAGATTTTTCGATGTCAATACAGGCCTT